Within Amycolatopsis sp. cg5, the genomic segment AGGCCGCGCCGGGTGGTGCGCCGGGCACGGCCTGCTGTCGGGCGAGCACCCCGGTCCCGGCCGGGATGACCACCCGGTCCGCGGTGGTACCTGCCTGGTGCCGGGCCATCGGCATCGACCGGGAACGCACGGCGGTGGCGTCGACCAGCCGCACCTGCGGCGGGGCCGCCGCGTCCACCGGGTAGGCGACACACGAGAGCGAATTCTGGTCGGGCGCCAGCAGTTCCGGTGGGTCAGGCGGCAGTCCGGTGCCCAGCGCCGGACCCGACGACGTGGGCACCCCGCTGAGCGCGCCCGCACTGACCGGGATCGGCTCCACCAGCGCGCCAGGGTAGGCCGCACGCGTCGAGGGTGCGGCGAGCAGCAGTGCGGCCACCGTCCTGCTGACCGGCGTGATCCCGTCGGCACGGACCAGGAACAGCTGGTCGGTCTTGATCGCCTGATTGCGCACCTCGACGAGCTGGCCTGCCAGCATCGGCCTGCCGTCGATGACCGGACCACGTGAGCCCGTCCCCGCGACGGCGGGCACGACGAGATCAGGCCCCTGCTGGATCGGGTTGAGCCAGGCCGGGGTGACCGCCACCGGACGCAGGTCGCCGTAGCCGAGGGAACGCAACTGTGACGTGTCCGGCACCCTCAGCCGCTTTCCTTGCCAAATCAGGAAGGTCGAACCGTCCGATGTGTACGCCAGGATCGCCTGGCTCTCGGTCAGCACCCGGCCTCGCTGTTCGGCGAGCAACAGAGTGACCGCCGGTCCGGCGACAGCCGGGTCACTGCCCGGCGGCTGGACGCACACCGACCAGTCACCCCGGTACAGCGCGGTCGCGGAGGGCAGTGCGTCGGGCGCGCCGGTTATCCCGACCGGCTGGCCGACCGGAGTGCCCGCCAGGGACTTGCTCGAAACGGCGACGACCTTGCCACCGGCGTCCGGCCCAGCCACCAGGCGGGCCGACGCGTAGTTGATGACCGGCCGCAGCGCGCCGTCGAGATAGACGTAGCGAGCCCCACTGCTCTTGTCCATCACGATCGCGCCCGCGTGCCGCCACGACGTGTCGTTGCCAGGAACGAAAAGACCATAAATACCGAAGATCGCGGCCAGCAGCGCGGTGAGCAGGAACCCGAACACGGTGCCGGTGGTGACGCGCCTGGCAGGTGGCTGCAGCACATCCGGTTTCCCGTGGGTGACCGCGGCTGCCAGCCTGCCGACCACAAAGAAATAGGCCTGTACCTGATCCTTGCGTGACTTCATCAGCCTGCCAATGCGCGCATGAACGAGTAAAGGTGCAGAATCTGGAAAAGAATGGGCAGTGCCGCGATCGCGGTGATCGACTCGAAGATCTCCACCGCACGGCCCCAGTACGGTCGCAGCCGCCGCCCCGGCAGCCGGTTCCCACCGAGCAGCAGCAAGGCGCTCGCGCCGAAAAGCACGGGCACGAGCACCAGCAGGCGGACGGCGGGCGTTTGCTCGCCTGCGAAAGCGACCAGATACGCGGCGACCGCGGTGCAGGCAGGCACCAGCAGCGCCCAGCGCTGGATCACCGTGTTCGGGTGCCGGGAACGCAGGAACAGCAACAAAGCAAGCACCAGCACCAAAGCCCTCGCCCAGCCGTCGCCGTCGAAGACGACGATCGGCAGCAGCAGCGATTGCGCGGCGCCCAGGCCGAGTTGCAGCGCGGTCGAATACCCGACGACGGCCGAGCCGCGGTCGACGACCAGCTGGTGGGGAATCGGCGTGATGTCCTCGTTCAGCTCGTCGGCGCCGGTAGGCAGCATGGGCAGGGTGAGACCCGACAGCCGGAAGGCGGCAGGCGGTACGAAGATGCCCATAATGATCGACAGCACCACGCCGATGGCCGCGACCTGGACACTCGTCGCGCCGGTGAGCACCCCGATCACTCCGGTGAGCAGCAGGGTTCCGGCGAACACGGTCGCCGCGACGAACAGCAGCACCCCTTCGGCCACCGCGGCCAGCCCGGCCACCAGCGCGAGCAACGCACCCGTGGCCGCTCCGGTGACCCGCAGCACCAGCGGTGCGCCAGGGGCCAGCACGCCCACCACCAATGCCGCGGCCACACCAGCGTACGCGGCCGCGGCCGCGGCCAATATGGTCGCCGTCTGCGCGTCGGCCGCGCCACGTGCCAGTAACGCCGCACCGAGCACCAGCGCGAGGGCCAGCCCACCGGCGAGCTGCGCCTGTGACTGCGGCGAACCCGCACCCGGCACCAGCCAGAGACCGAGCAGCAGGCACGCCACAGCCGCCGCGCGGAACATCCACCGCACTCGGGTCGGGTTGAGAGTGCCTGGATGCGCGGTCACCTGCTCGGCGACGCCGTCGACCAGGTCGTCGTAGTCGATCGCGACCACCTGATCGGTGCGCGGCCGCAGGTGCAGGGTCTCACCGTCGAGCACACTCAGCTCGGAGAGCGTCCGGTCCTCGTCCAGTGTTTTGTCGCCGAGACGTCGCACCACCCATCCCTCGTGCTCGACACCTTGTTCCACGACCTCGGCGCCGAATTGCGGGAGAATGGCAGGCAGCAGATGGGCGAGCGGGACCTCCGTGGGGAGTGCCACGTCGACCTTCTGTTTACCCAGGATGAAACGTAGCCTGGCCGAACTGCTTGTGCGATGCTGTGTCTGCTCTTCCATCTGCTGCCAAGGTCCTTCCTGCCAGGGCTAGACCCACGGCCGCGAACCTAATGCGTGAATCGGCCTGCCACCGTCCGATACCGGCCGCCGTCGCGAAGTAGGGGACAATTACTCGTCTAGGGAGAGCTTGTGAGCACGACACTGTTCGTCCGGCGCTCGAGGCGGCCCAAACCGCCCGCGCCCGCGGAAGAGATCGAGTTGCAGGCGCCGCCTGGCGTTCCGGAGGACACCAGCGGTGGGATCAGCTCGGTCCTGATGTACGCGCCGATGGGCCTCGGCTCACTCGCCATGGTGATGATGTTCGTCCGGCCGGGTTCCGGGATCTTCTCCTACATCGGCGGCGGTGTGATGGTGCTGTCGGTGATCGGCATGCTGATCACCCAGATGGTGCGCGGCTCGGTGACGCACAAGCAGAAGCTCAACGGGCATCGCCGCGACTATGTCCGCTATCTCGGGCAGCTGCGCGCCAAGGTACGCGGCGCGCTCAGTGCGCAGCAGCGTGCGGCCCGCTGGACGCATCCGGACCCGCACGCGTTGTGGTCGACCGCGCTCGGCTACCGGCTGTGGGAACGACGGCCCGCGCACGACGACTTCGGCGAGGTCCGGATAGGACTCGGCACCCAACGTTCGACGATGAAGCTGCTGCCGCCGGACAGCAAGCCGGTCGACGACCTCGAACCGCTGACCGCTCACGCGCTACGCCGGTTCCTGCGCGCGTACACCACGCTGCCGCAGGCCCCGATCGCGGTCTATCTGCGCGGGTTCGCGCAGATCCAGTTCGACGGCGACAACGAGCACGTGCTCGGCCTCGTCCGCGCGATGCTCGCTCAGCTGGTCACCGCGCACACACCCGGTGATGTGATCGTCGCCGTCTGCGCTGCCGAGGACCGCACCCAGTGGTGGGACTGGCTCAAATGGCTGCCGCACAACCAGGATCCCGAAAATCGTGACGCCGCCGGCGCGCGCAGGCTGGTGTCCGACGATCCGGCCGAGATCGAGCTGATGCTCGGCGGGACCTCCTTCACCGGGCGTCCCCGGTTCGAGGCGGATACACCGATCACCGCCTCGGAACCGTTGGTGGTGCTCGTGATCGACGGTGTCGCGGTGCCCGCCGACCACCGGATCGCCGACGAGGGCTACCGCAACACCGTGGTGCTGGACGTGGGCGGTTCGCTGCCGTGGCAACCCAGGCCTGGTGCGCTCTTCCTCGAGGTGGACGACACGGAGGTGCGCACGGTGTCGTTCGACCGGGTCGGCAAGCGGCAGTCGTCGGCGCTCTGCCGTCCCGACCTGCTCAGCGAGATCAGCGCCAGCGCGCTGGCGATGACCATGGCCCGGTTCCGGGTCGGTGAAGCGGTCGAGGACGACGAGCCGACTGCCGCCGACTACGACCTCGCGGCACTGCTCGGCATCAGTGACGTCGCGACCTTCGAGCCGGTGAAGTACCGGCGTGAACGGATGACGAGCAAGCGCAGGCTGCGTGTGCCCATCGGTATCTCGGGCGGTGGCACACCGCTGGAGATCGACATCAAGGAAGCGGCCGAAGACGGCATGGGGCCGCACGGGCTGTGTGTTGGCGCGACCGGGTCGGGCAAGAGTGAACTGCTGCGAACGTTGGTGCTGGCGCTGGCGACCACACATTCCTCCGAGGACCTGAACTTCGTGCTCGTGGACTTCAAGGGTGGCGCGGCTTTCCTCGGGTTCGACCAGCTGCCGCACACCTCCGCGGTCATCACCAACCTCTCCGAGGAGTTGGAACTGGTCGACCGCATGCAGGACGCGCTGACCGGCGAGATGAACCGCCGCCAGGAATACCTGCGCGCGGCGGGGAACTACGCGTCACGGCGTGACTACGAAGCCGCGCGGCAGCAGGGTGTTCCGCTGGAACCGATGCCCGCGCTGTTCATCGTCGTCGACGAGTTCAGCGAGATGCTGTCCAGCAAACCGGAGTTCATCGACGTGTTCGCCATGATCGGGCGGCTCGGCCGAAGCCTGGGTGTCCACTTGCTCCTCGCGTCGCAAAGGCTTGACGAGGGCCGGATCCACAAGGTCGAAACGCACCTGTCGTACCGCATCGGCCTGCGCACCTTCTCCGCCATGGAAAGCCGCAGTGTCATCGGGGTCCCCGACGCCTACGAACTGCCGAACAGCCCCGGAAACGGTTACCTCCGCCCGGATACGCAGACACTGTTGCGTTTCAAAGGCGCGTACTCGTCCGCTCCGTACCGGGCCAAGCGGGTGCAGGGCCCGGTGTCCTCTTGGGAACAGCATGTGGTGCCGTTCGGCACCCAGTACGTCGAACCGCCGGTCAGCCCGGAGCCCGAACCGGAACCGGAACCGGTCGCCGAGTCCGACGAAGGCATCGAGACCGTGCTGGACGTGCTGATCACCCGGCTGCGCGGGGTCGGGCCGCGCGCGCACCAGGTGTGGCTGCCGCCGCTGAAGACCCCGGCGACGCTCGACCAGCTGCTGCCGCCGCTGGTCGACCACCCGCAGCTCGGGCCGCGTCCGGTCGGCGACCTGCACACGGCGAACCTGACCGTGCCGGTCGGCCTGCTGGACCTGCCCGCGCAGCAGAAGCGCGAATTGCTCGAAGCCGATCTGTCC encodes:
- the eccD gene encoding type VII secretion integral membrane protein EccD, whose translation is MEEQTQHRTSSSARLRFILGKQKVDVALPTEVPLAHLLPAILPQFGAEVVEQGVEHEGWVVRRLGDKTLDEDRTLSELSVLDGETLHLRPRTDQVVAIDYDDLVDGVAEQVTAHPGTLNPTRVRWMFRAAAVACLLLGLWLVPGAGSPQSQAQLAGGLALALVLGAALLARGAADAQTATILAAAAAAYAGVAAALVVGVLAPGAPLVLRVTGAATGALLALVAGLAAVAEGVLLFVAATVFAGTLLLTGVIGVLTGATSVQVAAIGVVLSIIMGIFVPPAAFRLSGLTLPMLPTGADELNEDITPIPHQLVVDRGSAVVGYSTALQLGLGAAQSLLLPIVVFDGDGWARALVLVLALLLFLRSRHPNTVIQRWALLVPACTAVAAYLVAFAGEQTPAVRLLVLVPVLFGASALLLLGGNRLPGRRLRPYWGRAVEIFESITAIAALPILFQILHLYSFMRALAG
- the eccCa gene encoding type VII secretion protein EccCa; the encoded protein is MSTTLFVRRSRRPKPPAPAEEIELQAPPGVPEDTSGGISSVLMYAPMGLGSLAMVMMFVRPGSGIFSYIGGGVMVLSVIGMLITQMVRGSVTHKQKLNGHRRDYVRYLGQLRAKVRGALSAQQRAARWTHPDPHALWSTALGYRLWERRPAHDDFGEVRIGLGTQRSTMKLLPPDSKPVDDLEPLTAHALRRFLRAYTTLPQAPIAVYLRGFAQIQFDGDNEHVLGLVRAMLAQLVTAHTPGDVIVAVCAAEDRTQWWDWLKWLPHNQDPENRDAAGARRLVSDDPAEIELMLGGTSFTGRPRFEADTPITASEPLVVLVIDGVAVPADHRIADEGYRNTVVLDVGGSLPWQPRPGALFLEVDDTEVRTVSFDRVGKRQSSALCRPDLLSEISASALAMTMARFRVGEAVEDDEPTAADYDLAALLGISDVATFEPVKYRRERMTSKRRLRVPIGISGGGTPLEIDIKEAAEDGMGPHGLCVGATGSGKSELLRTLVLALATTHSSEDLNFVLVDFKGGAAFLGFDQLPHTSAVITNLSEELELVDRMQDALTGEMNRRQEYLRAAGNYASRRDYEAARQQGVPLEPMPALFIVVDEFSEMLSSKPEFIDVFAMIGRLGRSLGVHLLLASQRLDEGRIHKVETHLSYRIGLRTFSAMESRSVIGVPDAYELPNSPGNGYLRPDTQTLLRFKGAYSSAPYRAKRVQGPVSSWEQHVVPFGTQYVEPPVSPEPEPEPEPVAESDEGIETVLDVLITRLRGVGPRAHQVWLPPLKTPATLDQLLPPLVDHPQLGPRPVGDLHTANLTVPVGLLDLPAQQKRELLEADLSGAKGNAAVVGGPQSGKSTMVRTLIAGLALTHTAAEVQFYCLDFGGTLTSLAKLPHVGSIANRLDRDRVTRTVLEVTNLMAKRESIFAEHNIDSMTTYRRARAQGRFHDIDPYGDVFLVVDGWYTIRADFEEIEEKFTELAARGLSFGIHLVIATNRWSEMRPWLRDVMGTRFELKLGDPIDSEINSRFAATVPAIPGRGITPDRLHFLAALPRIDGWAGTDDLAEATVELAEALDMPSAPKAPQVRLLPHKLTVSELPPPTAPRPAAEMRMALGLDDVHLAPEWHDFDASPHLLIYGDAESGKTNLLRHIARSVAAHHPASEARVMFGDFRRELRDSIPAEHQLEYAVGAEALAKSIAGAAPIFEKRIPGPEITPARLPQRDWWQGGRLYIIIDDFELTENTGAGPLAPLMPLLAQGADIGVHVIIARSTAGASRSMSNAAIRRMWELGTPALMLSCPKSEGGFLGALKPRTLPPGRAQFVNRRRTIKLVQTPLVEGTEQA
- the eccB gene encoding type VII secretion protein EccB is translated as MKSRKDQVQAYFFVVGRLAAAVTHGKPDVLQPPARRVTTGTVFGFLLTALLAAIFGIYGLFVPGNDTSWRHAGAIVMDKSSGARYVYLDGALRPVINYASARLVAGPDAGGKVVAVSSKSLAGTPVGQPVGITGAPDALPSATALYRGDWSVCVQPPGSDPAVAGPAVTLLLAEQRGRVLTESQAILAYTSDGSTFLIWQGKRLRVPDTSQLRSLGYGDLRPVAVTPAWLNPIQQGPDLVVPAVAGTGSRGPVIDGRPMLAGQLVEVRNQAIKTDQLFLVRADGITPVSRTVAALLLAAPSTRAAYPGALVEPIPVSAGALSGVPTSSGPALGTGLPPDPPELLAPDQNSLSCVAYPVDAAAPPQVRLVDATAVRSRSMPMARHQAGTTADRVVIPAGTGVLARQQAVPGAPPGAAFLITELGMRYPVAGPDVMGALGYAETSAVPVPAGLLGLLPAGPLLSADAARSSPA